The sequence below is a genomic window from Lodderomyces elongisporus chromosome 2, complete sequence.
TTTGAATGtcgttttctttataaACTTTGCTATTCATACCTTTAGTAAAGATTGGTAGAGACGGAGTCGTTGGTCAGATTTGCAAAAGTTGCTACAACTCTAATAGATCACTTGAAAATACTAGTGTATTTACACATATACTATAGATTTACTCTTTATatatcaaaaagaaagagtcAACTACAGCTACAGCTATAGAAAAATGATTTGAAACCTGATATAAATAATTTGTCTGCAAAATACTGCAAAATTTTAAAACATTGAATGAAACACTTGGCTGCTGATCACGTGCTCaaatgtctttttttttctcctacTTAAGTTTATTCTCCTTTTATATTATAACCTATTATATCATTAAAGCATTAGAAACCTTTAAAATTTATCACAATATACTTCATAAACCACTACAACAATTGCTTgacaaaatagaaaactGCTGATGTATAGTTGAGCAAATAagtgaaaaacaaattaggGGGCACTTTCCACTCGGACTTTGTAATACCCGTATCTTGCAGTATCAACAGTTGATTACAAAACGGTAAAGCAAAAGCGAGGTTTTGTTGCTAATGCATTTATGCAACACAGACTTATCTGAAGTGCAAACAggcaaagtaaaaaaaaaaaaacagaagaaaaaaaaacattcaGTGTACTTGTTCTAACTCTTGACTGAATTGCTTGAGCTCATTGACTCTTTGAGATCATACAATTCTTTCGACAATTAACTACAAATGCCTATAGTCTCACTCTATTActctgatttttttttactaatcattttatatatatatttacatacatatatatgtcTTGTATCTCCTCGATCTTTCGCAACTAGTGTCCACATGGTAGCACCTACTTCGGgtcaaaagaaataattacaaaaaaaaaattagattCACCAAAAAGTCTCACAGCGAAacagtgtgtgtgtgtgtgtgtgtgtggatATTTCAAAGCGAACCCAAACTGAAAAACTGAAAACCAATACGAAACCAAACCAGCATCAAACTTTACCACCAATATTTATATTAACCTTACTACAAACACACTACAATGGGAAGTTCAGAAAGCTATACATACCCTCCTATACGTATGTTGCCTAAATAtacctatttatataattGTCCACTAGCAAAGTGGGgattttctatttccttttcttacgtttctttttccttttccatattctatattttttttaaaacctttttttgagtttggaaACATTTGTATactaacttttttttacctatAGCATCACAAGAGGAATTGGATGAACATAATGTGCCTTTTTTCAACAGAGACAAATGTGCTGCTCATTTGATCAATTACTATAAGTGTCTCGATAAAGGAACCTCATTCTGCAACACTACAAAAGATGAGTTTTACAAGTGTCAGTACTTGGCATTGAAGGAGAGATTGGACAATTACACTAAAGCGCAACAAAAACACTAGTGTATTGAGAGTCACCAATGGATGAATATTTGGTAAATCTGacaaccaaaagaaaaaaaaaaaagaataaagaaacaaagacatTTGGGACTAGAGTCCAGGACTAAAACTCCAACTAGACAAATAAATGTAtcgagaaaagaaaaatggcCCAGAGACAAGTTGAAATcagataataataatactaatgagaataaagaaaacaaaagaaaagaaaaccagaaaaactgtttaattatttattttgtcaAGTATGGAAATAAAGTTCAACTTTGTTTAATGGGTTATAcggaaacaacaataatacaCGAATTTTTAAGTAATCAAAATGGAATGTTTTCTCTAGGTTTGATCGAAGTGCAAGATGTAAGATGATAAATGAAACCTGTGAAAATGGGGTCTGAGATACAGGCACAGAGatatagagaaaaagagggtTTGTGTGTCTGAAAATAAGTTTGATTTAGCACAACTTCTTTACGCCAACAGATTAGGTCTTGCTCTGCTACAATAGTTTACAAAATTGTGCTGAATAACTTCGTTCTCTAATTTTTATCTCTACATTCCCATTCtcttatattttttaagacataaagacaaaaacaaacagaaaCGATAGTTTGTACTTGAAAGTTCTCTTTTACCCTGGCACTCACATTTACTCTGCTTCCCTATAATTTTGCAAGGAGCTCTATTACTATGTGTCAAATTTCATTGGCTCGACAGTTTCGCATTTGATTTCGCGTCAAAACTATCAATCACCATACTACTACGTacagagaaagagagacaTACACACAGACTGTATTCAACCGCACGACCCAAACTTTTGACTTCAAGTTTAATTGAATCCAAGTAATTGTAAAGTATTAGCTTAATAGTAGCtacattgaaaaacaacaacaacaacaacaactactgtTCCCACCATCACCTTCGCAACAAGAGCCACACTCAACAATGTCAGTGACACAGTTTCCACCACTTCGTATGTGACTATATTACATCCTttccccccttttttttctttatctatCTAAGTTGCTTGTTTACATCCCTAGCCCAGTTTAATATTGGAATACGACTTCAAGAGCTTTCTTGGttattatatatacacatatatatacttgttttttttttctttttaaaccaaaagaaaagcaacaacaacagcaacagcaatagcaatgTACAGCATGATATACTAACAAACTTGCATTTTATTATAGTCTCAGAGGATGATTGTCAAAAATACAGAGTTCCATTGAAATGGAGAGATAGATGTGCTGCATATTTTGCTTTATACCAGACATGTCTAATAAGGCAAAGTGCCAATGGCTCAGTGAGTTGTAAGCACGATAAACACTCATGGGAAGAATGTGAAAACTTGGATTTGAttagaagaaaagaggagtTGAAAGTTGCCAAGGAACagaggaaagaagaattggCAAACGCCTAATTCGACGAGGTAAAGGATATAATTGTTAAATCTAGCTGGTTTGCAAATCCAGATGGATCAAAGACCAGCATAGCGAAGCTCCTTGGTGGAAGTATGATAGAGCATAATGTATAAATCTATTACAAACATACAAGATagtcaaaaagaaagaaaataaaataaagaatcaATACTATTAACCAATATTGAATAATTGACAAATTAACAAAGTAAATTATACTAAACCATCTCTGAACTGCACCGTTCCCGCTCTTTCATTCTTATTTACATGTATCTAATGAAAATCACAGATAAATtaaagaggaggaggaactgaattttttttaaaaaaagaaaaagattgaaaatggTACTAAGAAATAAACAATAAATTGacaatacaaatacaaatcaTCTTGATGAGATAAAAATGTCTGGCTTAGCGAAACACGTTCCTTTGAAGCATTAGCGATTCAAACAAACATTATTATGAGTCTCACGTTATCGCCCTTCCCCTTTGTAAAAAGGACAagttttttcaatttctctcCGCTGTCCACACTCTATATCCATTGAATAATACGGAAAATATAAAGCTCTAGCTTCTATTTCGGAGTAAATTTATCTATTTTACTATCAAAGaatcaagaaaagaggaaaaaaaagggatgCTCGAAGAGATGTTTTAAAGTCtctgttttgaaaaatttaaactCGAGcgagcaaaagaaaaaattcaGGAGCTGAATGGATGTAGAAAAGTAACACAAAGGGCGTGTACGCAAGGCAAAATTTGGTTGCTGGAATTGGAAggcgggggggggggggggggggtttCATAGTGAGAGTGAGAGTGAAAGTGTGAGGGTGAGATAATACAACAGGTTAGATTGAGTGATCAACCTTTTGTGCCACCTTCTTGAAGCAAGCGTTTGGGTGGCTCAGATTGTGGACCTCTCCATTTTGGAcataaaaattaagaaaggatatatatatatatttcttatatatatacatacatatatacataaacTGCATTTCTCTTGTATATTCACTAGTACCAACTACAAACGactaaagaaaataaaaaaaatagattaTGGGcaataaaaaagatgaattgAAGGCAGTTTCTGCCGAGCCACTTGATTCAATTGAAGATAACAAAAGTACCGACGCTTCTTCATTGAAACCAAAGGCTACAGGATCTGGAGATAATCTGAAAGATACGAAAGCCGAGTCAAAGACTTCTTTAAGCTCAGATAAGAAAACTGATGAGGCTACTAAGAGTGAAGATGACACAGAGGAGATTCCACTAAGTGACGatgcaaacaatgattctAAATCATTATCCAAAAAGGAGAGTGGATCATCGACATCAGCAGGTGTTTCGAGTGGTGGTGACAAGGATACCAGTAAGGATACCAGTAAGGATACCAGTAAAAACACTAGTAAGGATAAGACCACTACTACGATTGAGTCCGCCAAATCAggatctttttcttctccaccaccaacaccaccatcTCGTCCTAAAGATCCTACACAACAGGTAATCAAAGATTTGCAAGATGCGTTCCCTTCCatcgaagaaaaaataattacTGCAGTATTGATTGCGTCACAAGGTAACCCAGAACCAGCATTTAGTGCGTTGTTATACTTGTCTGATCCATCATTTGAGCCTGAAATACCAGTGTATAATACCAGTGGCATTGCTTCGGCTTCTGCAGGAACAACCACTGGTGCAACTGCAGGAACTACTACAAGAGGCTCTGGTACAACAATtggaagagaaggaaacaACGTTGGTGGTTTTACCGACGATGAAATCTTGGCTAGGAAATTGCAGAGAGAATTTGAGTTGGAAGAtgaaagaaggaggagacGTCGTGAAGAGCGACGTGCTGCAGGTGGAGTAGCTGGAACAGCGCAATACTCACAGCAACGAGCAAGGCAAACACCAGCTGGTGGAAGAAGATCAGGGGAGCGTGTGGGTGGTGATAGGTATGAATCCTATGATGACGAAGAGAGCTCACAGGACGAGTTTGAGcaaattaaagaaacatTTACCCAGGGATTTGAAGAGGCAAAGACTACAATTAATAGTTGGGTTGCAGGTTTGACCAAGAAATTTGACTCTGGTGGTAATGGAAATAGAGACCGtgacaatttttcaatcgAAGAATCCAAGAACCGCCGTCGTGGTAATAACAGTGAAAGAGACGAGTTTAGCAACTTGAATGATCGCGGCGAGTCTCGTTATTATGATGACTACTATCGAAGAAATAGGAAATCTACAAGGTTTGACGAGGACCCCGAGATTATTTCAGGTGATTTCCATGATAAGATCAAATTGTCGAATCGTGACTTGGATGATGGGACAAAAAATAGTCGCGATAAATTTGGTGGAAAAGAAGGTCAAGGAGCACCAGAAGCACAAGATCAAGatagaaaaggaagagatgGTGAAGGAGAGAGAACACCTACTTTGCCCACAAGACCTAGGTCCCTGGGCGAGTTTCAATCAGATACGCCCACTATGAGCACAGTTAATAAATCCAATAACGAGCAACTGCATAGCAATAAGAAGAAACCATGGCAGCCAGACGAACCAACTGTTCCAGCTGATCAAAATGCTTTTTTGGTGACTGATAGCGAAGACGAGGAAGACGACACCGAGGTTGCGTTACTGGTttcaacagcagcagctacAACGGGGACGAGTGACAAGAAATGAATGAAGTAGTTTTGAGGCTCTAAGGTTGACTAAATAGATGCTAGGCAGTTCTAATTACTAAATGAATGTGTGcaggtgtgtgtgtgtgtgtgtaatctttttcttttatattttatatttgttttatttcatGTTTTTCgtgaaataaaatttcTGCTACTATACAgctatatatttatatatataaagtgTGAGGAAGTAAAGTATAATTCTATGTGAATTTTGAGAAAATAATAAGTGAAAGTAAtttatatgtgtatatgtaaGTTTCTCGAATTTATGTGcatttcttccttttttccgTTCTCCTTCCTCTAATTTGAATCATGTTCATGCATCAATGATTGGAAAAGCTTTCAAAAGGTACAAATCATAGTTATGACATAAGACATacgagaaaaaaaacaaaacaatgaCAGCACAGAAAGGCGCCGAGGATGCAAAGTTTGATGCTGGTACTATTTACATAAAGCATCTATTACTCAGATCTGATCAAAAagttttaatttcttgtaCATCGAGTTTCCTTTTGAGCTTCTGAGGTTGTATCCTCTTGTAGCATGTGCTGGTGGATGCAGAGTGTTTATTTGAGTAAAGGTTTGCGATTGGGCTGGAATATAaagctgttgctgttgagaatgatgatgatgatgatgatggtgttgttgttgttgttgatgttgatgttgatgctgaACTAGGGTAGGAGCTTCCTGAGCTTCGTATACCCTAGCAATATATGATTTGTATTTTGACCAGTCTACATTGGGACATTGGATAATATTCATTGGTTTTGGCAAATTGGTTTTTTCGTTATTCATTAATTTTGTGATGAAAGATCTAGCTTCATCAGAGTGCTTTCTTGGGTGACTAAatattttttgcaaatggGAAAGCTGAATCATTTCctgtttgatttgtttcGATTGAGATTCAATCAAACCTAGTGCTGATTGTAGTGCAATATAGTCAGTATTTTCAGCAAGCTTATCAGCTATGGAATCATCTTGTACATTTGTATCAATTTGAGACTCAGCATGATTTATTTCATTTGGAGTTTTTAATTGTTTTGAGTTCtcttcattatcattatcattttcttccgcttcctcttcctcctcttctacttcttcttcatgtGAACAGGACTCTGGTGGAGTAGCAGGGTAGTCGCTAGAAAAGTTGTCAagatcttcttcttttccattttcctcCTTGCAACTAATTTTGTGAGAATCTAACTTCCGTCTCTTTTGTCTTGTCATAATTTCttcctcatcttcttcttcttttggtgTGAGGAGTTCTTGAGGCAAGACAAAAGATACAGACTTACTTCTTGCGCGATGTATCTTTGTATTGCTacgctgctgctgttgttgccttgttgttgtttctgttgttgcagtAGACCTGGACCCTGACATTTGACACTTATTGCCATCAAAGTTTTCTTCTGTAAATTCATGGTCTAAATCGTGTTCATCAATCTCAGTGGCGGTTGGCGATGGCAAATCAGTTGCAGGGGGCGaagttcttctttttatgtCATATGCAAGTTTTCTGCTATCCTCGTCACTGGTATCGTCATACTTGAGCTGGCGCTGGTCATGTTCATGGTCATGGTCATGGTCATGGTCATGTGCATTGCTGTAGTTCTGATTGTGGTTATGGTGCTCTAGAGATGGTGGCGTTAACTGTCGATGAGTGCGTAGGTTTCGGTGAGTGTAGTTGTTGCTTTGTGGTACACTAGAGGTTGAATCTTGATGATGTTTTGAGTGGCGTAATTTGCCAAACTGAGCCTGCAGTTGCAggtgcagttgcagttgcagttgcaggtGTCCTCTGTGTTGCTTCTCCTGCTGGTGTTGTAATTTCAACTTGAGCTGCCTCCTCAGGTTCAGTCTGGTGATGGGTTTTTCTATAGTTGCCATTATTCTGGTTGCTATAAAGCTACACGTTCAAGGATAGTGGGGCTGGAGTAAGAGGTAGGGGTAAAGGTAAAGGTAAAGTTGATAGGTTCTGGTGGTTTTGTAGTCGTGCTTTGAAAGAGTTGTGGGAGGTGTATTTGAGATATCGATATAATTATTGTTATGAATGCGACTTCTCTAATATACAGTATcagttgttgctgctgttgttacCTCTCTCCGCTGTTTGAGCAAGGAGATTAAATGTTAATGTCTGTGTTAGCAATGAATAGAATAGACCCTAAGAAATTTgcggggggggggggacaAGAAGGAAggtctgtgtgtgtgtgtgtgtgtgaagGAAGGGTGTTGtattaaaaaagacaacTGTTGTGTAAGACGAGTTTGCACTATTGAGTAGACAGATGAACTAGTTTGCCAGTGGGtggtggaaaaaaaaattagttgCTGagaggaaagagagagaatgaaagagaaaggaaggaggaggaggaggaggaggaggaggaggaggaggaggaggaggaggaggaagggGTAAATCTTTTGGTCAACGAAAAATTCCGTTCATtcaaaatttaattttatttttattttttttatttatttttatttatttttttcaacaacaacaacaacaacaacaacaacaagaatttcaatttcaaccttacaaaacaaaataaccCAGCAGTTTCAAAAGTTGATAGGGGTAGCAATGTTATTTactgaaaacaaaaaaaaacaaacaaaaataaataggAGAGAGAGGGCGGGGAGccaatgtatatat
It includes:
- the CUE5 gene encoding ubiquitin-binding protein cue5, whose product is MGNKKDELKAVSAEPLDSIEDNKSTDASSLKPKATGSGDNSKDTKAESKTSLSSDKKTDEATKSEDDTEEIPLSDDANNDSKSLSKKESGSSTSAGVSSGGDKDTSKDTSKDTSKNTSKDKTTTTIESAKSGSFSSPPPTPPSRPKDPTQQVIKDLQDAFPSIEEKIITAVLIASQGNPEPAFSALLYLSDPSFEPEIPVYNTSGIASASAGTTTGATAGTTTRGSGTTIGREGNNVGGFTDDEILARKLQREFELEDERRRRRREERRAAGGVAGTAQYSQQRARQTPAGGRRSGERVGGDRYESYDDEESSQDEFEQIKETFTQGFEEAKTTINSWVAGLTKKFDSGGNGNRDRDNFSIEESKNRRRGNNSERDEFSNLNDRGESRYYDDYYRRNRKSTRFDEDPEIISGDFHDKIKLSNRDLDDGTKNSRDKFGGKEGQGAPEAQDQDRKGRDGEGERTPTLPTRPRSSGEFQSDTPTMSTVNKSNNEQSHSNKKKPWQPDEPTVPADQNAFLVTDSEDEEDDTEVALSVSTAAATTGTSDKK